TCTCCTGTACAAATTCCTAACAAGAGACTATTTCTCTATTTAAGAAATTAAATCTGGTTTTTCTTGTTCTATTTTTGAAATTTAATTAAAGAACCCTCGGATAATCTTATCCTAATTAACCCGTAATACTCTATAGTACAAAGCCAATAAGCATCCATTCAACTAGTTTTTGGTAATCTAAAAATTGGTTTAACAACAGCCAGAAAATAATTGGCATACAATTAGAAACAACTACGATTCTAACGATAAATTTTTCTTGTATTAAATAATTCAAAAAAAATATTTTCATAATCCTAAGCTTAAAAATGAAGATCTACATAATGACCTACAATTTAATTCACCATATGAAAGATCTTTGGCAGAAGATAATCAACAACGGGATTACCAATAAATTCGCAGTAGAAAGAGCTAAAAGAATTAGGATTACAAACATACTACTCACTATTCTAATAGCTATTGTACCACCCTACTTATGTATACTTTATTATATAGACTTACACCAATTTATGCCATTCCTCATTGCGGCTTGCATATCCCATTTCTTCGCTTACAATTTAATTTCAAAAGGAAGAACTAAAATAGCAAGGTATATATGCTTGGGATCGATGATTATTACCCAATCATATTTCTTCTTTTTAGTAGGACCGGGTATGGGAGTCGAATTCTTCTTCTTTGCTATAATAGGTGTCTCTTATTTAATTTCTCTACCAAGAGAGCGGATAGCCTGCTTTATTATTCTTCTATTATCTATAGTATTATTTGGCATAGGTGCTTTCCAAACAGATTATGTATTGCCGTTTGAAATCGAAGCAAACATTAAAGCTTTCATCACTCTCGTTAATTACTCTATATCACTGTCTGTCGTATTTCTTTTCTTGTTTTTTTATAACAACCAAATAGAGAATCAAATAGAAACTCTAGACCAAAAGGTGATTGAGAAGACTATTGAAATTCAGGAAACAGCCAACAGAGTTGTTCTTTTAAAAGACGAGTTTCTATCAAACATGAGTCATGAGATTAGAACTCCAATGAATGCCATAGCGGGCATGACTGAGCTTTTATCAAAGAATACAAACCTAAAAGGCATAGAGAGAGACCAGTTTGAAGTTATAAGAAAGTCATCTCAAGATTTACTAATAACCTTAAACAATATACTTGACTTGTCTATGCTTAAAGATGGCCAGATAAAAGCAACAAAACACGTTACCAACCTAAAAGAAATAGCTCTAGAAATCACAGAACAATACCAAGATGAACAAAAAAAAATAAAATCAGAAATCGTTTATGACCCAAAGCTTCCAGCGTTAGTTGATTCAAATAAGAACCAAATAACTCAAATCCTTTCCCAATTTATTGATAACGCTTATAAATTCACAACTACAGGTAAAGTCTTAATAACGTTCTCAGAAGTAGAGAGAAAACACGATTTTGTCATTATAAAATGCATGGTAAGTGATACCGGTATAGGCATTAAAAAAGAAGAACAACAAAGACTTTTCAAAACGTTTGAACAACTCGATCAGTCTTCTACAAAAAAGGAAAAAGGTATTGGTCTCGGATTGATTATTTGCAAAAAACTAGTTGAGCTATTTGAAGGGGAAATTGGTGTTGAAAGTATAGTTGATAAAGGTAGTTCGTTTTGGTTTTCTTTTCCCGCGACCGCTATAAAAGGGAATCAAGAAATTAATCACATTGACAATTCCAGCCACGCAACAATAATGTGTAATTCCAATAAAAAAGTATTGATTGTAGACGATACCGAATGGAATCAGATGGTTGCTCAAATGATGCTGGAAGAACTGGGATACCATACCCAAGTTGCTTCGAATGGAATTGAAGCAATAGAACTCTTTAAAAACGAAAAATTTGATGCGGTGCTGATGGATATACAAATGCCAGAAATGGACGGTATAGAAACCACCAGCATCATTAAACTAATTGATAAATCAATACCTGTAATCGGATTAAGTGCGTATGCAAGAATAGAAGATGCAGAAAAATACATTTCTCAGGGATTGGATGATTATATGCATAAACCTGTATCCTTAGAGACACTTAACAAAAAACTTGACTTATGGCTTAAGTAGATTGAAATAAACACCCAATACTATTCTAGCCTAAATGCTCAAGTAAAACCAAATAGATTCTAAGTTTGAGACTTAATATATTCCACTAAAATTTTTAATGCAAAGAGCCCATCAGATAAAAGAAATTATCAATAAACCAGAATTTGACATTGTGATTATTGGCGGTGGAGCATCTGGTTTAGGCATTGCAGTGGATGCCGCCTCACGAGGATATAAAACACTCCTGCTCGAAGCAAATGATTTCGCAAAGGGCACATCTAGTAGAAGTACGAAATTAATTCACGGCGGAGTTCGATATCTAAAACAGGGGGATATATCAATGGTAATGGAATCTTTAAAAGAACGTGGACTTATGCGCAAGAATGCACCGCATATTGTATCTAACCTAGAGTTTCTTATTCCAACATATGACTGGTGGAGTAATCAGTTTTACAATATTGGATTAAAAATATACGATGTAATGGCTGGACAACTCGGGTTAGGGCCATCTAAACATTTGTCTAAATCCCAAACATTAAAAGTTATTCCAAATTTAAATGAGAATGGCTTAACGGGTGGAATTGTATACTACGATGCTCAATTTGATGATGCAAGAATGGCAATTACCTTGGCTCATACATGTACTGACAATGGGGGAACAGTAATAAATTACATGCGAGTTAATAACCTATTAAAAGATGTTCAAGAGAAAGTAATTGGAGTAATAGCACAGGATATGACTTCCGATAAAGTTTACAAGATAAAATCAAAATGTACTATTAATGCTACGGGAATATTTGCTCACCAAGTACAAAAAATGGATAATTATAAAATCGCTTCTTCTATTAAGTTTAGTCAAGGAGTACACTTAGTTCTTGATAAAAATTTCTTAAAAAGCAATACAGCCATAATGATCCCGAACACATCCGATGGCAGAATCCTTTTTGCTGTTCCATGGTTAGGAACCATATTAATAGGCACAACAGATACCGAAGTAAATGATGCTACACTTGAACCAAAAGCCTTAAAAAAAGAAGTGAATTATTTATTAAAATCAGTTAAACCATACTTAAACAAACCTCCGAAATTAGCTGACATAAAATCTATTTACTCTGGAATAAGATGCTTAGTGACCGAAGAGCAAAACGACACTGAAACAAAAAAGATATCTAGAGAACATAAAATTCTTATGAGCGACTCTAACCTTATTACTGTTCTTGGAGGAAAATGGACGACTTATAGAAAAATCGCCGAAGACACCATTAACATGGCCATTTCTAATAAAACATTAGAATACAAACCTTGTAAAACACAGGACTTAAAGCTGCATGGATATGAAACAATTAAAGATAAAAAGAATAATACTTTATCGACTTACGGGACAGATAGACTAGCAATTAAGAAACTTATAATTGAAAATAGTAAGCTCAGAGAAAAGCTCCATCCAGATTTACATTATATACTTGCTGAAGTTGTTTGGGCCGTACAAAACGAAATGGCAATTACGGTAGAGGACGTCCTATCCAGGAGAACTAGAGCATTATTACTTAACGCTCAGGCAAGCTTAGAATGTGCAGAAAAAGTTGCAATATTAATGGCCCAATACTTAGATAAAGACTCAGTATGGATCGCCAACCAAATAAAGAAATACAACGAATTAGCTAAAAACTATTTATAGAAACTACAAATCGCAGAGAACGTATTTAATAAACGATGATAAATTTCCTTAAACCCGCAGAACATAAAGCAAGAATATCAAATAGCGATATTGAGATGTCTTATACTCAAAATCGGATCAAGGTCTTCATAGGAATATTTGTTGGATACGCAGGATATTATTTAGTTCGAAAAAATTTCTCCTTGGCAATTCCTGAGTTATTACAAGAAGGTTATACCAAAGGCCAACTTGGTATTGTATTGTCTGCTATTGCCATTTCATATGGCCTATCTAAGTTATTGATGGGCAGTATTTCGGACCGAAGCAACGCCAAGTACTTTTTACCATTAGGGCTTCTACTTTCAGCTATAGTAACCATCGTAATTGGTGTATTCCCCTGGGCTACATCCAGTATAACAATTATGTTCGTATTGATGCTTCTTAATGGATGGCTCCAAGGAATGGGCTGGCCAGCTTGTGGAAGAACCATGGTGCACTGGTTTTCTATTAAAGAAAGAGGGGCTAAAATTGCATTTTGGAATATAGCCCATAATATAGGTGGTGGACTAATCGGTCCGTTGGCAATAGCCGGCCTTTATCTCTTTGGCGATTGGCATAGTTTATTTTATTTCCCCGCGATTATTGTATTAGTGGTCGTAGTGGTTGTTTTTTTATTAATGAGAGATACTCCTCAATCAGAAGGCCTACCTCCTATTGAAGAATACAAACAAGAAGATTACGAAAATTACTCAGGAAGTACAGAAACAGAATTGAATTCGAAAGACATTCTATTCAACAACGTGTTAAATAATAAAATGCTCTGGTACATCGCATTCGCAAACGCATTTGTATACCTCATTAGGTTTGGTGTAATTGACTGGGCACCCACTTATCTATCTGAAGTAAAAGGGTTTACTGCAGAGGAATCTAGCTGGACCTATTTCGCCTATGAGTATGCCGGCATTCCTGGTACTATATTAAGCGGATACTTAAGTGATAAAGTTTTTAAAGGAAAAAGAGCACCGGTTAGTATTATCTATTTAGTTCTCGTATTAATTGCACTTTGCGTTTATTGGTTAGCACCCTCAAACTTTTACTATTTAGACACGATCGCATTAATCAGCATTGGCTTTTTAATTTATGGTCCAGTTATGCTTATAGGTTTGCATGCACTTGATTTGGCACCAAAAAAAGCCGCTGGAACTGCCGCTGGACTCACAGGCCTGTTTGGATATGTTGGTGGTGTTATGATTGCGAATATTGCTATTGGGTATTTGGTAGACAATTTTGGCTGGGATTCTGGTTTTATACTACTAATTGGTGCCGGAGTATTGGCCATTTTATTTTTACTACTCACACTCAATCATCAAACCCCTAAAAATGAATAATAGCAACTATATTATCTTGCTTCTTTTCGTTCTAATTGGATGTCGAGCAAACACAGAGAAAGAATCATTTGAAAACAATAATTCTAAACTCACTAAAAAACAAATAGAGGTTCAACAATCAGTAAGAGACAGTATTGTCATAGCGCACAGAGGCATGCCATTTCATTGTCCAGAATCTTCAACCCCAGCCTATATTTTAGCCAGGGAAATCGGAGCAGATTATCTAGAAGCAGACCTTCAAAGAACTAAAGACGGTGTATTAGTAGTCTTTCACGACTATAATTTACAAAGGACAACAAATATCAACTCTGTATTTCCAAGTAGAATAAACGAGCCAATTAGCTCTTTTTCATTTAGCGAACTTCAACAACTAGACGTTGGCTCTTGGTTCAACACATCTTATCCACAAAGAAGTAGGTTCACTTACAACGGACTTAAAATAATTACGCTTGAAGACTTAATCGACATCGCAAAAGAAGGGACAAACAATCCTGGTTTATACTTGGAAACCAAAAAAGCCAATCAATATCCAGGTATCGAGAAAGATATTTTCGACGTACTTACAAAATGCAATTGGTTAGACACCTCAAAAACACAAGAAGGCAATTT
This portion of the Flavobacteriales bacterium genome encodes:
- a CDS encoding response regulator — encoded protein: MKDLWQKIINNGITNKFAVERAKRIRITNILLTILIAIVPPYLCILYYIDLHQFMPFLIAACISHFFAYNLISKGRTKIARYICLGSMIITQSYFFFLVGPGMGVEFFFFAIIGVSYLISLPRERIACFIILLLSIVLFGIGAFQTDYVLPFEIEANIKAFITLVNYSISLSVVFLFLFFYNNQIENQIETLDQKVIEKTIEIQETANRVVLLKDEFLSNMSHEIRTPMNAIAGMTELLSKNTNLKGIERDQFEVIRKSSQDLLITLNNILDLSMLKDGQIKATKHVTNLKEIALEITEQYQDEQKKIKSEIVYDPKLPALVDSNKNQITQILSQFIDNAYKFTTTGKVLITFSEVERKHDFVIIKCMVSDTGIGIKKEEQQRLFKTFEQLDQSSTKKEKGIGLGLIICKKLVELFEGEIGVESIVDKGSSFWFSFPATAIKGNQEINHIDNSSHATIMCNSNKKVLIVDDTEWNQMVAQMMLEELGYHTQVASNGIEAIELFKNEKFDAVLMDIQMPEMDGIETTSIIKLIDKSIPVIGLSAYARIEDAEKYISQGLDDYMHKPVSLETLNKKLDLWLK
- a CDS encoding glycerol-3-phosphate dehydrogenase/oxidase is translated as MQRAHQIKEIINKPEFDIVIIGGGASGLGIAVDAASRGYKTLLLEANDFAKGTSSRSTKLIHGGVRYLKQGDISMVMESLKERGLMRKNAPHIVSNLEFLIPTYDWWSNQFYNIGLKIYDVMAGQLGLGPSKHLSKSQTLKVIPNLNENGLTGGIVYYDAQFDDARMAITLAHTCTDNGGTVINYMRVNNLLKDVQEKVIGVIAQDMTSDKVYKIKSKCTINATGIFAHQVQKMDNYKIASSIKFSQGVHLVLDKNFLKSNTAIMIPNTSDGRILFAVPWLGTILIGTTDTEVNDATLEPKALKKEVNYLLKSVKPYLNKPPKLADIKSIYSGIRCLVTEEQNDTETKKISREHKILMSDSNLITVLGGKWTTYRKIAEDTINMAISNKTLEYKPCKTQDLKLHGYETIKDKKNNTLSTYGTDRLAIKKLIIENSKLREKLHPDLHYILAEVVWAVQNEMAITVEDVLSRRTRALLLNAQASLECAEKVAILMAQYLDKDSVWIANQIKKYNELAKNYL
- the glpT gene encoding glycerol-3-phosphate transporter — encoded protein: MINFLKPAEHKARISNSDIEMSYTQNRIKVFIGIFVGYAGYYLVRKNFSLAIPELLQEGYTKGQLGIVLSAIAISYGLSKLLMGSISDRSNAKYFLPLGLLLSAIVTIVIGVFPWATSSITIMFVLMLLNGWLQGMGWPACGRTMVHWFSIKERGAKIAFWNIAHNIGGGLIGPLAIAGLYLFGDWHSLFYFPAIIVLVVVVVVFLLMRDTPQSEGLPPIEEYKQEDYENYSGSTETELNSKDILFNNVLNNKMLWYIAFANAFVYLIRFGVIDWAPTYLSEVKGFTAEESSWTYFAYEYAGIPGTILSGYLSDKVFKGKRAPVSIIYLVLVLIALCVYWLAPSNFYYLDTIALISIGFLIYGPVMLIGLHALDLAPKKAAGTAAGLTGLFGYVGGVMIANIAIGYLVDNFGWDSGFILLIGAGVLAILFLLLTLNHQTPKNE
- a CDS encoding glycerophosphodiester phosphodiesterase — protein: MNNSNYIILLLFVLIGCRANTEKESFENNNSKLTKKQIEVQQSVRDSIVIAHRGMPFHCPESSTPAYILAREIGADYLEADLQRTKDGVLVVFHDYNLQRTTNINSVFPSRINEPISSFSFSELQQLDVGSWFNTSYPQRSRFTYNGLKIITLEDLIDIAKEGTNNPGLYLETKKANQYPGIEKDIFDVLTKCNWLDTSKTQEGNLILQTFEKSSLPLLNKYFPTTPKLFLLWKEDIPILDSVSLKNWVDFGINNGAQFIGPSIYGESTHYPDLMKPWMVKIYKRAGLKIHAYTFDTNYDIRNNEASTSGCFTNRSDLLLDYYDRKYSNTDSILNKWGY